The Bifidobacterium eulemuris genome includes a window with the following:
- a CDS encoding PcfB family protein, producing MAIEEMVESQVKDIGIRIIESGASLIVRVGADSAKGFAAAGWRIVTGGAGMITDAIRHQMETGKVSEARLQSMGKDVHDILLPDESLKEVTKSLRKAGITYSVETTGQGSYYLHFQGKDQDHLLHAVNRAFEQVGLTLTTEMTTPDRSITATAPSETTAPERGLPEKQVDKQSSEPEHRAESQPTGRQSESRPDKSKLGKKTRADALKLLDERAAAHLEAAKQQPARTLKPAKKHNR from the coding sequence ATGGCAATCGAGGAAATGGTTGAAAGCCAGGTCAAGGACATCGGCATCAGAATCATCGAATCCGGAGCGAGTCTCATCGTCCGGGTCGGCGCGGACAGCGCCAAAGGCTTTGCCGCAGCGGGCTGGAGGATCGTCACCGGAGGTGCCGGAATGATCACGGACGCCATCAGACACCAGATGGAGACGGGCAAGGTCAGCGAGGCGCGTCTGCAATCCATGGGCAAGGACGTGCACGACATCCTGCTGCCTGATGAAAGCCTCAAAGAGGTGACGAAATCACTACGCAAGGCCGGCATCACCTATTCGGTCGAAACTACCGGACAGGGATCCTACTATCTGCACTTTCAAGGCAAAGACCAAGATCATCTGCTGCACGCGGTCAACCGCGCTTTCGAACAAGTGGGGTTGACCCTCACCACGGAGATGACGACACCCGACCGAAGCATCACGGCCACGGCACCGTCCGAAACCACCGCACCGGAACGTGGGCTCCCCGAAAAACAGGTGGACAAGCAATCATCCGAACCAGAGCATCGGGCCGAAAGCCAACCGACCGGACGGCAGTCCGAGTCACGTCCAGATAAGTCCAAGCTGGGCAAGAAGACGCGGGCCGATGCGCTCAAGCTGCTGGACGAACGTGCGGCGGCCCATCTCGAAGCCGCGAAGCAACAACCCGCACGCACCCTCAAACCGGCCAAAAAGCATAACCGATAG
- a CDS encoding HipA domain-containing protein produces the protein MIDTTLHDFSDADLKVSVYDGAAEKRTMHWNGHRYMLKFGYVLDSDKRESERTSYVNVPVNEFIGSNVFAVADIPTQEVSLGMYKGQSVIACRDFMEDMDPSWRLVHFKQLEISMPGESGRSKARPDWDFVRHVLDDSPDLAAIRERAWERFKRIVCVDALIGNYDRHSNNWGFIADGQANIIDTAPVYDCGSSLAPHLSHDEMMARLADPRLMRDANLESPAIAMNVHGKRRKYSYFMLSDYAREFRSALPELWPRLGKESTDRVVDAVPGIDDLHRDFYRATLDVRRECIIKPALDLALKENPSLTVSDEIQQPPAKGDRSAVLDLLAKKTAQQRQPDAGEDARRQRHTR, from the coding sequence GTGATTGATACGACGCTGCATGATTTCTCCGATGCCGACCTGAAGGTCAGCGTCTACGACGGTGCCGCCGAGAAGCGCACCATGCACTGGAATGGCCACCGGTATATGTTGAAGTTCGGCTACGTGCTTGATTCGGACAAGCGAGAGTCCGAGCGGACCAGCTACGTCAACGTGCCCGTCAACGAGTTCATCGGTTCCAACGTCTTCGCCGTGGCCGACATCCCCACCCAGGAGGTGTCGCTTGGCATGTATAAGGGACAGTCCGTCATCGCGTGCCGCGACTTCATGGAGGATATGGACCCGTCCTGGCGTCTGGTGCATTTCAAGCAGTTGGAAATCAGTATGCCGGGGGAGAGCGGCAGGTCGAAGGCACGCCCCGACTGGGATTTCGTCAGGCATGTGCTCGATGACAGTCCCGACCTCGCCGCAATCCGCGAGCGGGCGTGGGAGCGATTCAAGCGGATCGTCTGCGTGGACGCGCTGATCGGCAACTACGACCGGCACTCCAACAACTGGGGTTTCATTGCCGACGGCCAAGCGAACATCATCGACACGGCACCCGTGTATGATTGCGGCTCGTCCCTGGCCCCACACCTGTCCCATGATGAGATGATGGCACGTCTGGCCGATCCCCGGCTCATGCGCGACGCCAACCTCGAATCCCCGGCCATCGCGATGAACGTGCATGGCAAACGACGCAAATACTCATACTTCATGCTCTCCGACTATGCGCGGGAGTTTCGTAGTGCTTTGCCGGAACTGTGGCCGCGCTTGGGCAAGGAGTCGACCGATCGGGTGGTGGATGCCGTGCCTGGCATCGATGATCTCCACCGCGACTTCTACCGGGCGACCCTCGACGTCAGACGTGAGTGCATCATCAAGCCCGCGTTGGATCTCGCGTTGAAGGAGAACCCCAGTCTGACGGTGTCCGACGAAATCCAACAGCCTCCCGCGAAGGGAGACCGGTCGGCCGTGCTCGACCTGCTGGCCAAGAAAACCGCTCAACAGCGTCAGCCTGATGCGGGAGAAGACGCCAGGAGACAGCGTCATACACGATAG
- a CDS encoding lytic transglycosylase domain-containing protein, translated as MRGNAGAPASKAVHAVRAGARAGARVSAKLSHGATGVTSSVWAGAADRTDTADIIGHDTASVTAGAGSKTANTLRHGVGAAAAHARRRLNSGRPTKIIEANASDRIAARAAKGGASGKIAALRSTGKTLAGGVGRVGRAGSARLKDLDTRLMQADTDDASRIATATRSAAYRASGKATSSVKSMWRHRKAPVRAARAGADVARAGARAAVAAANFVRGVAVRTVSAIASAAASISMPLIPIAASVLAVVMLVVSVAGLFAGTGQAGVKNVPSEYVSDVQRAGSICAAITPAAIAAQIEAESGWDPQAQSPAGAQGIAQFMPSTWAAHGLDGDGDGTADVWNPHDAIWSQGNYMCSIVTQVEGLKRTGAVSGDTLSLALAAYNAGLGAVVQHGGIPPYTETRNYVSKITGLISKYQGDATFDDSSGQTGQLSPSLTVSAAGYVSTAGIDLSPGSTYAWGQCTWWAAIRRAQIGKAVDPYMGNGGDWGSKAIALGYSVGSSPRPGDAICFHRGVLGADATYGHIGIVEAVYDDGSILISEANARGVGVVSTRTITASQLAAAGTGIQFIH; from the coding sequence GTGAGGGGCAACGCGGGTGCGCCGGCATCGAAAGCCGTCCACGCCGTCCGTGCGGGCGCGCGTGCCGGCGCGCGGGTGAGCGCCAAGCTATCGCATGGCGCGACGGGCGTCACATCCTCCGTATGGGCCGGCGCGGCCGACCGGACCGACACGGCGGACATTATCGGCCACGATACCGCCTCCGTGACGGCCGGTGCGGGGTCGAAAACCGCCAATACGCTACGCCACGGCGTCGGAGCAGCGGCCGCGCACGCACGGCGACGATTGAACTCCGGCCGGCCGACGAAGATCATCGAGGCCAATGCCAGCGACCGTATCGCCGCACGTGCCGCCAAGGGCGGAGCAAGCGGCAAAATCGCCGCCCTGCGTTCGACGGGCAAAACCCTGGCAGGCGGCGTCGGCCGGGTCGGGCGTGCCGGATCCGCACGGCTCAAAGACCTGGACACCCGCCTCATGCAGGCGGATACCGACGACGCGTCACGCATCGCCACCGCGACGCGATCCGCCGCATATCGCGCGTCGGGCAAAGCCACGTCAAGCGTCAAAAGCATGTGGCGGCACCGCAAAGCGCCCGTGCGAGCGGCGCGGGCGGGAGCTGACGTTGCGCGAGCAGGTGCCAGGGCCGCCGTCGCAGCGGCCAACTTCGTTAGAGGTGTCGCTGTTCGCACCGTGTCCGCGATCGCCTCAGCCGCCGCGTCGATCAGCATGCCGCTCATCCCCATAGCGGCGAGCGTGCTCGCCGTCGTGATGCTTGTCGTCAGCGTCGCCGGACTGTTCGCAGGCACCGGCCAAGCGGGCGTCAAAAACGTGCCTTCGGAATATGTCTCGGATGTCCAGCGCGCCGGCAGCATCTGCGCCGCGATTACCCCAGCGGCCATCGCCGCGCAGATCGAGGCCGAATCCGGTTGGGATCCCCAGGCGCAAAGCCCCGCTGGAGCTCAGGGCATCGCCCAGTTCATGCCATCCACATGGGCGGCGCACGGTCTGGACGGCGATGGGGACGGCACGGCCGACGTATGGAATCCACACGACGCGATATGGAGCCAAGGCAACTACATGTGCTCCATCGTCACCCAGGTTGAGGGGCTGAAACGGACCGGCGCGGTGTCGGGCGACACGTTGTCCCTCGCTCTTGCCGCCTATAATGCGGGTCTGGGCGCGGTTGTCCAGCATGGCGGCATCCCTCCCTACACGGAGACCCGGAACTATGTGTCCAAAATCACCGGACTGATTAGCAAATACCAAGGCGACGCCACCTTCGATGATTCATCTGGGCAGACTGGCCAGCTCTCCCCGTCGCTGACGGTCAGCGCGGCCGGCTATGTCAGCACCGCCGGCATCGATCTGAGTCCTGGATCCACCTACGCTTGGGGACAATGCACCTGGTGGGCTGCGATTCGCCGTGCCCAGATAGGCAAGGCGGTCGACCCGTACATGGGCAACGGCGGCGACTGGGGCAGCAAAGCGATCGCTTTGGGATATTCGGTCGGCAGCTCCCCACGTCCAGGAGACGCGATCTGCTTCCACCGCGGCGTGCTCGGAGCCGACGCCACCTACGGGCACATCGGCATCGTCGAGGCCGTCTACGATGACGGGTCGATCCTGATCAGCGAGGCCAACGCGCGCGGCGTCGGCGTGGTCTCCACCCGCACCATCACCGCCTCCCAGCTCGCCGCCGCCGGCACGGGCATACAATTCATCCACTGA
- a CDS encoding VirD4-like conjugal transfer protein, CD1115 family — translation MLRKSLPIILTMLLGFWAADLMAMQIRSDIAAGSDASAMMDHLAMAFRAPLRLSLDRVDLLWGLGGACAVGLYHLYRWSMRRTYRDGEEYGSARWATSDEMAPYTDRNPSQNLQMTATEGLSLDTVGTKRNLNVLMLGSSGARKTSAYVIPNILKRTMHYACTDPKGELWDSTAATLRDAGYDTRCLDLIDLTCDTMFNPLKYIDPMKPDVSIMRLVSNLLANTDSSEAEKHSGDDFWVKSERALLTSLIAMVYYTKVDEKAGECNLNSVVDLAAKLRASEEDENMISEVDAKMLGAEEVWKIFAADEDAWDEQAARTVRGLRFAADQYRPFTQGAGETKKSIIISLGVRLAPLQVHEVREIVKDDNIGIDLIGADKSKRMAIYLKIPDEDTTFNFLAAIFYQCLFDSVFRRTRNMPDKRLPVPLHCFLDEFANVGRIPHFERLISTMRSRNVGASIILQTLGQLKSMYPKDWETITGNCDSTLFYGGGEESTTEWVSKRLGKQTIDTRETSESRGVNGSWSISHRRTGRELMLADELSKMDDDLCIFMLRGLHPFQSRKLGFDQHPTKPRSRLRHSKDWRPIETRLPSD, via the coding sequence ATGTTGAGGAAATCCTTGCCCATCATCCTGACCATGCTGCTCGGATTCTGGGCGGCCGACCTGATGGCCATGCAGATCCGCTCGGACATCGCCGCAGGCTCCGACGCATCCGCCATGATGGATCATCTCGCTATGGCGTTCCGCGCGCCGTTGCGCTTGAGTCTGGATCGCGTGGATCTGCTCTGGGGTTTGGGCGGCGCATGCGCGGTCGGCCTATACCACCTGTACCGGTGGAGCATGCGACGCACCTACCGCGATGGCGAGGAGTACGGTTCGGCCCGATGGGCGACAAGCGACGAGATGGCCCCGTACACTGACCGCAATCCATCGCAGAATCTGCAGATGACCGCGACCGAGGGCTTGAGCCTTGACACGGTCGGCACGAAACGCAATCTGAACGTGCTGATGCTCGGCAGTTCGGGCGCACGCAAGACCAGCGCCTACGTCATCCCAAACATCCTCAAGCGAACCATGCACTATGCGTGCACCGACCCCAAAGGAGAGCTGTGGGACTCCACCGCCGCGACGCTGCGCGACGCCGGCTATGACACCCGATGTCTGGACCTGATCGACCTAACGTGCGATACGATGTTCAATCCGCTCAAATATATCGACCCGATGAAGCCTGATGTGTCGATTATGCGGCTGGTGTCCAATCTGCTCGCCAACACCGACAGCAGCGAGGCCGAGAAACATTCCGGCGACGATTTTTGGGTGAAGTCCGAACGTGCGCTGCTCACGTCTCTTATCGCGATGGTCTACTACACCAAGGTCGATGAAAAGGCCGGTGAATGCAACCTGAACTCGGTCGTGGATCTCGCCGCCAAACTGCGCGCCAGCGAGGAGGACGAGAACATGATCAGCGAGGTCGACGCCAAGATGCTGGGCGCGGAGGAGGTGTGGAAGATCTTCGCGGCCGACGAGGACGCTTGGGACGAGCAGGCGGCCAGGACCGTCAGAGGATTGAGGTTCGCCGCCGACCAATACAGGCCTTTCACCCAGGGGGCCGGAGAGACGAAGAAGAGCATCATCATCTCGCTCGGCGTGCGTCTCGCCCCTCTCCAGGTGCACGAGGTGCGCGAAATCGTCAAGGACGACAACATCGGCATCGACCTCATCGGGGCGGATAAGTCCAAGCGCATGGCCATCTATCTGAAAATCCCCGACGAGGACACGACCTTCAATTTTTTGGCCGCGATTTTTTATCAGTGTTTGTTCGATAGTGTGTTCCGCCGGACCAGGAATATGCCGGACAAACGTTTGCCCGTCCCGCTGCATTGCTTTTTGGACGAATTCGCGAACGTCGGCCGAATCCCGCATTTCGAGCGTCTTATCAGCACCATGCGGTCACGCAATGTCGGAGCGAGCATCATCCTCCAGACGCTCGGACAGCTCAAAAGCATGTATCCGAAGGATTGGGAGACCATCACCGGCAACTGCGACTCGACTCTCTTCTACGGCGGCGGGGAGGAATCGACGACGGAATGGGTATCGAAACGGCTCGGCAAGCAGACCATCGACACCAGGGAGACCAGCGAAAGCCGGGGCGTGAACGGCAGTTGGTCCATCAGCCACCGACGCACCGGCCGTGAGCTGATGCTGGCGGACGAGCTCAGCAAGATGGATGACGACCTATGCATCTTCATGTTGCGCGGCCTGCATCCATTCCAGAGCCGCAAACTGGGATTCGACCAGCACCCCACCAAGCCCAGGTCTCGACTCAGGCATTCGAAAGACTGGCGGCCGATCGAGACAAGGCTGCCCTCCGACTGA